The Arachis ipaensis cultivar K30076 chromosome B05, Araip1.1, whole genome shotgun sequence nucleotide sequence aatgttGTATCAAACACAACCaccaagaaaaattgaaattccTTGTGTCACAATAAAAGAAtttttagtgaggcaataacacaaacacttAACTTGCaagagaaaagagaaataaaaaaaagcaagtaaatgaaaaaaacaaaaaaaatgcctaatctagataattaatcaaccggtagtttattaatcacaattaatccccgacaacagcgccaaaaacttgatgggtgaaaattgaattccacacaaactcaccggtaagtgtaccgggtcgcatcaagtagtaataactcacaggagtgaggttgatcccacaaggattaataaattaagcaactttagtatggtgatgaatttagttaagcgaatttTGATTAATTAAGTGGAATTTGattggcagaatgtaaagtgctaggaattgtaaattgcataaTGTAAATCaactgaaacttaaatgacaagaaacttaaattactgaaacttaaagaacaagaaacaaaaatggctgaatcttaaatgaCACGAAATGTAAATAAGTGAATATGTAAATGCAGGAAAGTAAAAGTGTAGAAGCTTAAAGGCAAGAAAACTTAAATTTCATGAATTATAAGGGGATTTGGGTGTAATAATTGTAACAGAATGTAAATTTCAGTAAATTAGAGAACTCTAAGATgagaaattcaaagaaagtgatTCATCAAGGATTGGAGGTATTGTAATCCATCCAGAATCAATTAGTCTCAACCCCTTTCTCAATCatttgagtagatctatggcggattgaaattgattggatcctaattccttggcaatccagtctctctaatcacaatcaatcttgccaattccttgatctaattgtcatgagaaaaGATCAAGTGCatatctctcatccataagccacgctaactctcaagatctcaattcctcccgaatagtgttgatcaagatagtagtgaaggatagagctccaattctaatgcaagtgattccccttccgaggctcacacaagcattcaatgGAATtcaacccccttccggagtgaagaATTCTAAATTAAAACAGAAGATATCAAATTGCTACAaaaatgaattgagaagaagaagaatttcattgattcattggaattacaatagagctcctccccctaataaaattggggtttagttcatcattgctctagtatcaaaacagaaaataaaatgcagaagatgaagaacagaaagaaaaataaacttagATCTCAATTTCTAAAGCTGAAAGAAAAGGTAAAAAGAAAATccccaaaagtaaaaaaaaaagtccctatgaaatcaaatttttttctatttatatacTTTCCAATTCAGGCATCACAGTACTTGGAGTAGGCTTTTTGGCCTTTGATGAAGTGGGTCAGAGATGGGTACTTGGTTGCAGCTTTCAGGGGAACGTAGCGTTCTGAAAttgagcgcagcgttcattcacccacgcgtacgcgtactctACGCATGAGCATCCCTTGCAATTTTGCtctatcgacgcgtacgcgtaacacaTGCATGCACGTCGATACTAACTTTTGCCTCATCCATGCTTGTGCGCACCATgcatgcgtgcgcgtcccttggcAGCGTTCATTAACTGAACACTACGTTTGCGCCATGAACGCTCCTCATGCGTGCGCATTCTATGCGCGTGCGCATGGATGATAAATCACCACTTCTACTCTCCAGCATCATGTACGGGTTAATGCCAACCACCACTTTTTTCAAatcgacgcgtgcgcatcatgcacgcgtgcgcgttggtGACGAAATTCAAATTCCAATTCTGAAAGTATCACAGGCATTCATTcaaagtgaacgtagcgttcattgCTGGTGAACGCTGATCCTCCTTCCACGCGTGTGcgccatgcatgcgtacgcgtggatctccAAAAGTGTCATCCTGCGCGTAagcgccttgtacgcgtgtgcGTCACTGGTGAACATAGCGTTCATCaaatgaacgtagcgttcatttGCACCtcactttttttttgctttttcttttcatcatcttttctcctgtcatcaatcaaacatgccatcaaagtctcaccaaaatcatagggttttgtattatttatgataatcacctaattcttgcatgaatctcatgattttgtacataattaataatgtttgattgaattaagataaacatgaaattccactccaattacttattgtgcaagaaagtgcataaaacctaatgaaataaatgaaaaatgcttgtgatactagcataagataacttgtcatcacaacaccaaacttaaatcttgcttgtccctaagcaagcactaaaacatgagaagaaatgagagaaaacagaaaagcatatatgtccttattaGCAGACAACTGAATTTGGTTCATGGAGTTTTATGCAGACAGAAGGTAGCTCAATTATTATCAACTTCCAAATGTGAAATGTCTCTTTGAGTATtaactagagttgctgctataaaACCTTGTCCTTTATTGATCCTTGttaaatttttctttctttcttttgcttcagaAACTTATTTCTCACTTGTAGCTCAGTGTCAAGTgctgcagcagccttttggctcaattttacTCAACACCTCTTCACTACAAATAcctggctcacaattcttcttaagaacattgatgcctagcacctctttgggttactaaatgccttgtaattaggttgctcttgatggtagattttcggttggtaatcccggattagttaatccaagttaccaagttttaaaatactcctcagaacctaataatccaagcagatcctaatacaatagcaccacaggcatgtgtcttaaggtccaagctattggtgtctagctttattatttgtttctttcatttttgttgccaattcttggcttttctttctttccctcttgctttttcttttccaaGGATCTTTATTAATTGAAGGTTCATAGCAGCAACTAAGTCTATACTTAAAAGAGATATTCTACCTTGCAGCTTTTATTGTTGAGCTTACCAactaatcaagcaattaccaccacagATCCTCATTTTTTATTTCTACCATATTAGACAATTACTTTCTAGTTCaatcattttcttttatttaatcaAAAGGGGCACAAGACATACATTTAAGTAAGTGAAAATGAAACAAATACTCATACTAGAACATTTATTTTGAAGACTAAAAAGACAATAACCAGATAGAATGCAGACAAGGGTAGACTACTCAGAGAAGGGGGTACAATTGGACTTCCAACTAAAACACTTCAAGGAATAAACAGttgagtaacaatacaacctttcgGTATCTTCTTGCCTATTCCTTCATCATTCTCCTTGGCTTTTGTGCTTTTCTTGCTGATGATGTACATTCCTTCCAAAAAGTTGGATGATTTTCTGCAATGAtagtggaagttgcttgttccccaagcacttagaaaaAAAAGGTTAATATGCATGAAtgcttgtaggcttttgaacttactttggtgtgtgaacaccaaacttagttccttgccaatgtcTCTTATGCAGATTAATTTCATACATGAAATCATGTGTCTTTTATTAACGAAAATAAACTCTAAACTAGAAAGCATCAATGGTTAAGTAGTTTTCCTGATTATTTGGAGCTAGTGACCATTTATGCAGAGGGTTGAAGTGTGCTTTTGGtgaaattttggtggaacaccaaacttagcttcctacattcacccttaaattattttggtgtgtaacaccaaacttagctcctttcaATACAGCTACATCTACTTAACTTCTTTTATTGAGACAGCAAGGAAAAGAAAAACTACCTctagttgggttgcctctcaacaagcgctcatttattgtcactagctttaCATTGGTTCCTTGTCAGGGTGGCTGATGATTATGGTGCCTCAGCttgtcccctctcactgtgaACCTTTTTCCTGTGCTTCGATGAACAATCTCTATGTGTTCCAGCGAGAGTATTTTGTTGACAGTGTAATAATCATCAGTTTGTGGGAATGTCTCCAACTGTTGGTAGATCAATTTCACTTTGTCTCCTTTTGAGAATCCTTTAGTtggaattttcttgtttctccacccttttggaacctttttcttgctcttctttcctttcttcggtGGCCCTTCTTTCTTAGCAGCAGGCTTTATGTCAGGGGCTTTCTTCCTAGGGATCAATTTTGTATCCTCTTCCTGCAGTCCCTTCTCAGCCTTCTTTTCCTCATAACCCTTTGGTTTTTCTTCACTGTTAGTCCTTTGTACCAAGGGTGAGTTGGTGAATGCTTCATTGGGTTTTTTCTTCTAGCTTAAGTTTTCCTCCTCAATTTTCATTCATCCTTTCTTTTCAGTAGGATGCTGTATCTCCTTAAAGACATTTAGGGTGATCTGCTCATCATGTGCTCTCAAGGTCATCTCTCCTttctctacatcaatgatggcccttactgtggctaggaaaggccttcctaATATGATAGAATCACCTCCCTCTTCATCTAGATCCAggattacaaaatctgctgggaatatAAATTTACACACCTTGACTAAGAGGTTCTCAACCACTCCATTAGTGATTACCATTGATCTATCAGCAAGTTGCAAGGTCATCCTTGTAGGCTTCACTTCTTCTATAGACAACCTTCTCATCATAGATAAAGGCATCAGATTGATACTTGATCCTAAATCACATAGTGCCTTATCAATGGACATGTTGCCAATGGTGCAAGGCAGaaagaagctcccaggatctttgagttttggtgggagacCCTTTTGGATTACTGCAATGTACTCTTGGGTCAAGACCACTGTCTTCTTTTCattccagcttcttttcttgttaatgagttGCTTAAGGAATTTGGCATACAATGGCATTTTCTCTAAAGCTTCAGCAAGGGAAATGTTGATTTTCAGCTTCTTGAAGACCTCCAAAAATTTGGGAAATTGTTGGTCCTTGAGCTCTCTTCATACTTTGAGGGTATGGCAGAGGAGGGACGTAATGCTTAACCTCCTTCCTCTGTTCCTGTGAAGGCTCTTCCATGACTTATTTTCCCTTTCTTGAAGCTTGTG carries:
- the LOC107640647 gene encoding uncharacterized protein LOC107640647, which produces MPLYAKFLKQLINKKRSWNEKKTVVLTQEYIAVIQKGLPPKLKDPGSFFLPCTIGNMSIDKALCDLGSSINLMPLSMMRRLSIEEVKPTRMTLQLADRSMVITNGVVENLLVKVCKFIFPADFVILDLDEEGGDSIILGRPFLATVRAIIDVEKGEMTLRAHDEQITLNVFKEIQHPTEKKG